Proteins encoded by one window of Streptomyces sp. NBC_01477:
- a CDS encoding C40 family peptidase: MASHSPARTPAHRKKRTGSATGPAESDSTTGSTRTTSSTRATRGARTTVRISVTLALASAASVSLFGETGYADPQLTPAQVGTKVAALYQQAEQATEDYDGAKVQADTASAAVAALQDELARKTATLNSTRDALGGIAAAQYRSGGIDPLLQLALSSDPDNYLARASYLNQAGTQQSAALAQLAAQQQDIARTRAQATDKLADLRAAQAKVADHKRTLQAKLAAAQALLAQLTTAQRAAVAASDGPGSPAGASAARDTVRVPLAAIGAPSPRAAQAVAFAYRALGLPYVWGATGPNAYDCSGLTQAAWRSAGVSLPRTTYTQINAGTRVSRSELQPGDLVFFYSGVSHVGLYIGGGDMIHAPHPGSPVRIAPISEMPFAGAVRPG; encoded by the coding sequence ATGGCCTCACACAGTCCCGCCCGCACTCCCGCCCACCGCAAGAAACGCACCGGCTCAGCCACCGGCCCGGCCGAAAGCGACAGCACCACCGGCAGCACGCGCACCACCAGCAGCACCCGCGCCACCCGCGGCGCCCGCACGACCGTCCGGATCAGCGTCACGCTCGCGCTCGCGTCCGCCGCCTCCGTCTCGCTGTTCGGCGAGACCGGGTACGCCGACCCGCAGCTCACCCCGGCGCAGGTCGGTACGAAGGTGGCAGCGCTCTACCAGCAGGCGGAGCAGGCCACGGAGGACTACGACGGAGCCAAGGTGCAGGCCGACACCGCGAGCGCGGCGGTCGCCGCCCTCCAGGACGAACTCGCCCGCAAGACAGCGACGCTGAACAGCACCAGGGACGCGCTGGGCGGTATCGCCGCCGCGCAGTACCGCTCGGGCGGCATCGACCCGCTGCTGCAACTCGCGCTCAGCTCCGACCCCGACAACTACCTCGCGCGGGCGTCGTACCTCAACCAGGCGGGCACCCAGCAGAGCGCCGCGCTGGCCCAACTGGCCGCGCAGCAGCAGGACATCGCCCGCACCCGGGCCCAGGCCACGGACAAACTCGCCGACCTGCGGGCCGCGCAGGCCAAGGTCGCCGACCACAAGCGCACCCTCCAGGCGAAACTCGCCGCCGCCCAGGCGCTGCTGGCCCAGCTGACCACGGCCCAGCGCGCGGCGGTCGCGGCCTCCGACGGCCCCGGCTCACCGGCGGGCGCGTCCGCCGCCCGGGACACCGTACGGGTCCCGCTCGCCGCGATCGGGGCGCCGTCCCCGCGCGCCGCCCAGGCGGTGGCGTTCGCCTACCGCGCGCTCGGCCTGCCGTACGTGTGGGGCGCGACGGGACCGAACGCGTACGACTGCTCGGGTCTGACGCAGGCGGCCTGGCGGTCCGCCGGGGTGTCACTGCCCCGCACCACCTACACCCAGATCAACGCCGGCACCCGGGTCTCCCGGTCCGAACTCCAGCCCGGCGACCTGGTGTTCTTCTACTCGGGTGTGAGCCATGTCGGCCTCTACATCGGCGGCGGCGACATGATCCACGCGCCGCACCCCGGCTCCCCGGTCCGTATCGCCCCGATCAGCGAGATGCCTTTCGCGGGGGCGGTACGCCCCGGTTGA